tattttttcttgccATTTGTGAGGTGCACAATCGAACAAATAATGAATCTCCAATAAGAGAAAAGGCAAAAATGACAGGAATTaatcaacttttttattttttgtgtaaagaGTTTTAGCCAAGTTACACCTGCAAGGaagtttgtttgtaaaaaaatatcagtttatgaataattataaaattataaaagcaaatgaacaaatattCAGAGTTCAATATTCAACTTAAAGGAGGAAGTTAAACATGTGTGGTGTTTATAGACGTATCAACTTTTGAGTGTGTAAATAAAGTGGGTGTGTTTTTGCTATCAGCGTTCTATCAGACTTATCAACAAAGTGTTTTGCTTAAATCGTGACAACGACATCCGGGTTTGCTCTGTTTCACAAGTTCTTGTGCCTTAGGAATTCTCTGCAGACCTAGTGACGGTCAGAGGTGCCAAAGTCACTGGTGCTTCACTGAGACATGCTGTCCGAGAACCCTTGCTGGACAAACACTTAAGAGGCCAAAGCGTGACAAAGAGGAGTACAAGAACTACCATTAAAAACAGTATGAGTCTCTTCCAGTTACCACAACAAACCCCAAATCGCAGCAGCCTGCTTCCAAGGCCCTCTCTTGTCTCTTCACTACCCTCGTTCTCTTCTTGTTTGTTCCCCCCAATGTTAATACAGATACATTTGGGTTCGGTTGGGTTCGAGTAGCACAGTTTTTTTCCATCCATGAAAACATTCTCCACTTGTTGCTGGTCCATTGGAAGTTGATCCAAAACTTCCTGACTGGTGAGCAGATCTGGTGGGCCGTGTTCAGGGACAGACGTTGGGTGCCGACACAGCGGGCAGGTGATCTGGGAGTCCTTCTGCTCTAGTGAAATAGCCACAAAACGTGCCAAGCATTCAAGGCAAAATGTGTGGGTACAATCGAGAAGCTTTGGAGTCTTGAAGGTGTTGTCGTATGCACAAAAGCAGATTGAACATTCTGGTCCATCGTTCCATTCATGGGTTGTGACGTCTTCGGAGGGcgctgtgttttgtttgtgacgTATTGTTCTGGATGGTGTAACTGTTGACACCTGTGGTGGCTCCTGCATCCTATGGCGAGTGGTCAGCACAactaaaatgcataaaaatacaaattaaataaaattatgctTTTAGCCAGTTTAGCTAGTTTAGTgcaaaaaaagagtaaaaaagCTAAAActcacagagagaaaaaaggtTTGAACTAATGCATGAAAAGTGTTTTCaagttttactacaaaaacgAAACTATGTTACTATGTAGTTAAATCAAGGGTTATTTTCACAAATATTGGTTTTAGATGCcctgcttatttaaaaagaagaaactACAGTAGTTCTGAAAAGTTCAAATCTGATTACATTACATACAGTACCAAGATtaatatagacagtttcatcgcTTCATCGGACGCACACGCTTGgccagaagttaacttccagtctgtgttttgttataatacaataataataatttattattaataataatttaattttaaatttatattaatattaatattaattgacattagtttttaatagtttatttattgtattaaattatattaaaactcaacagttattgattcttcaTGGAGGTCTACaagaagttaagtttggaccatgtaacatttgtttatgttaccGCAGAAACCATCTATactaacttaaagggatacacCACccgctcgacctgattttgccaagtggttgatgtccttagggcaacatattttgttgacctaacgacaacatttttataaataaaacctaaacccatagcaaaccccaaccctaaccataacttacccctaaaatcagagggaaatgataagtgaaaaacaatagtctagaagcacctaatcctggtcgtaaaattttatttaaaataaactgcaaacttcattttgaaatctgattggttgatttaaatgttgtcctaGCGTCAACATGATGTTTCCCAAAGGACATCCACCACTTGGTAAAATCAGGAGATCCTGGGGGGTCAGCCTGTCAGGGCTCAGGCCATACGTCacacactgcatcaaattggtCTGCATGGCTGTCATTCCAGAAGGATTCTTCTAAAGATTATGCTCAAGAAAGCCCACAtacagtttgctgaagacaagcagactaaGGACATGGATAACTGGAACCATGTACTGTGGTCTGATAAGACCAAGATAAACGTATTTGGTTCAGATAGTTTCAAGCGTGTGTGGCGGCAACCAGGTGAGGAGTACAAAGAGAAGTGTGTCTTGCCTACAGTCAAGCAGGGTGGTGGGAGTGCCATGGTCTGGTGCTGCATGAGTGCTGCCGGCATtgggagctacagttcattgagggaaccatgaatgccaacatgtactgtgacatactgaagcagaaCATGAACCCCTCCCTTTGGAGACTGGGCCGCAGGGCACTATTCCAACATGATTAGGACCCCTAaagaagctgagggtaaaggtgatggactggccaagcatgtctccagacctaaaccctatGGAGCATCTGTGTGGAATCCTCAAATAGGAGGAGGAGGAGTGCAAGTTCTCTAACATCCACCAGTTCCGTGATGTCAtcatggaggagtggaagaggACACCAGTGGCAACCTGCTAAGCAAtggtgaactccatgcccaagagggttaaggcagtgctggaaaGTATtggtggccacacaaaatattgacactttgggcccaatttggataTTTTCACtcaggggtgtactcacttttgttgccggCGGCTAAGACATTAATGGTCGTGTGTTGAgatattttgaggggacagcaaatttacacagTTATACAAGCTGTTTCTTCAGTGTTCCTCAGTGTTCTTCAGGTCCCTTTAAAAGAGGCTTTTGTTTGAGTTTCATTATCCCGAATGGTTATCTGGTAGTTTAGCAGTATCTGACATAATAAACGCCAAAGTGTTGATGTGGTTGCTATGGTCATTCTTATTGCAGTGCAGATGATAAAGGCAATAGTGAAATAAAACG
This DNA window, taken from Triplophysa dalaica isolate WHDGS20190420 chromosome 6, ASM1584641v1, whole genome shotgun sequence, encodes the following:
- the LOC130425112 gene encoding RING finger protein 223; translation: MQEPPQVSTVTPSRTIRHKQNTAPSEDVTTHEWNDGPECSICFCAYDNTFKTPKLLDCTHTFCLECLARFVAISLEQKDSQITCPLCRHPTSVPEHGPPDLLTSQEVLDQLPMDQQQVENVFMDGKKLCYSNPTEPKCICINIGGNKQEENEGSEETREGLGSRLLRFGVCCGNWKRLILFLMVVLVLLFVTLWPLKCLSSKGSRTACLSEAPVTLAPLTVTRSAENS